The Flavobacterium faecale genomic sequence GTTGTACTCTTCGGTAATTTCTTTGATGAGGTTGTCAATCAAGATAGACGTATTAGGGTCTAATCCTGAATTGGGTTCATCACAAAATAAGTATTTTGGGTGATTCACAATGGCGCGAGCTATGGCTACACGTTTTTGCATTCCTCCAGATATCTCTGAGGGTAGTTTTTTGTGTGCGTCGATGAGGTTGACTCTTTTGAGTACAAATTCTACTCGATCGGCAATTTTTTCTTTGTCGTCTTTGGTGAACATCTGCAACGGAAAAGCAACGTTTTCACATACCGTCATAGAGTCAAACAAGGCACTTCCTTGAAAAACCATTCCGATCTCGGTACGCAATTCACGTTTTTCATCAGGTTCTAAATCGGAATAGACGCGTCCATCAAATATAATTTGTCCTTTTTCGGGTGTGTGAATTCCCAATAAGCTTTTAAGCAATACCGTTTTCCCAGAACCACTTTGACCGATGATCAAGTTTGTTTTTCCGGTTTCAAAAGTGGTCGAAATTCCTTTAAGAATTTTATTTTCGCCAAATGATTTTTCTATGTTTTTTACTTCGATCATGCGCTCAATAATAATTGCGTTAGAATATAGTTGAAAAGAATGATGCTAACGGCTGTCCAAACAAAGGCTACGGTACTTGCTTTACCAACTTCAAGTGCGCCACCCTTCATGTAATAACCATGAAAAGATGGAATTGTTGCTAATAGTAGCGCAAAAATAAGTGTTTTGATAAAGGCGTAGACCACATGAAAAGGAATGAATTCCATTTGGGCACCCGTTATAAAGTCTGTACTGTTGGTGAATCCGCCGTAAACTCCAGCCATCCATCCGCCTAGAATCCCTAAGAACATAGCGATTCCAATAAGAAAAGGATACAGTAACAAGGCAATTATTTTTGGAAAAACTAGATAGTTAACCGAGTTGACACCCATCACTTCGAGTGCGTCTATTTGTTCGGTCACACGCATAGTCCCTATACTTGAGGTAATGAAAGAACCCATTTTTCCGGCCATAATAACCGAAATAAACGTAGGCGCAAATTCGAGAATTACCGATTGACGAGTTGCAAATCCAATTAAATACTTTGGAATTAATGGATTGGTCAAGTTTAAGGCCGTTTGTATAGAAACAACACCACCTACGAAAAAGGAAATGAAGGCCACAATACCGAGAGAATCGATAATAAGGTCGTCAATTTCTTTAAAAATAAGTTTTTTCATTACAGACCATTTGGTCTGTTTACGGAAAATCTCCTGTAACATAAGGAAGTATTTTCCAATTTGTGATATGTATCGAATGAGCATCATCTTTACTAGTATTCAGTGTTCGGTTTATAGTAGTCTGTAAAAATACTATAATTTTATTTGAAAGGAGTCTAAAAACGGCCAAACAGTTTTTCTTTCATTTTTTGCAAGCGGTACGATTGTATAAATTTGGCTTGCTCAGCGGTAACCAATAATGGCGTTTTTGCTGCTTTTGCTTTCATAAACCCTTGGATGTAATCGACAAATAACAAGGGTTTCTTTTTCATCACAGCCAATTTTGCCGAAGCTATTGACGTGATTAATAAACCATAACCTAAGGTGTAGAAAGCTTCGCCTTGTTTGTATCGTGCCGTTTTATTATAATTTGCACCAGTTGGTTTGAGATGTTTTACCTTTAAAGATGGATCTGTAACCACTTTCCAATTGTAAAATTTACAAAGTAATTCGTCCACAGTATCCCAGCCCATTGCGGGTTTTAGTCCGCCAATTTGTTTGTAGGTTTCTTTTCGATATGCTTTTAAGGCACCGCGAATATGGTCTTTATCGGTTAAATTTTCGAGTACGAAATCACCATTTTTTTCGATATAACAAAAACCGCCCGCCATTCCTATTCGGTCATCAGATTTGAAATGATTAATGATAGTTTCGAAATAATTAAGTGGAAAAATTAAATCAGCATCGATTTTTACTAGAATGTCGTAATTGTCATCAATGTGTTTTTCTCCTTCATGAAAAGCCTGAATCACCTTGCTTCCGGGCATGTGTACCGCCGATGATTTTTTGTTAACCAAAGTGATATACGGATATTTTGCGGCGTATGATTTCACGATTTCCTCGGTTCCATCGGTAGAATTATCATTTACAACAATTACTTTTGAAGGAGGAACCGTTTGCCCAACCAAAGAATCTAAGGTCAAGGAAATAAAAGCTTCTTCGTTATGTGTAGGAATGACTAAGTAGTAATCCCCCCAGCCCCCGAAGGGGGAGTTTGATATACTTTGTGAAATGGGATTGTTCATTTTAAAATAATTTTACGATAATTACATTCCCCCTTTAGGGGTTAGGGGGATTTTCTCAGCACAAACAATATAATATCGTGGTGTGAAGTAACGCAATAGAGGTCTGAAACCTATTTTCTTAACAGGATGTGTAAATTTTTCTCTCGCAGTAATTTTCCAACCTGTTTTTTCTAGTAACCAATCCAATTGCCAGTCTTCAAATTCATGATAATGTCTGTCCCACATATCTGTTTTACTGCGGTATGCAGGAGAAAACCATAGACGTAGTGGAATCGAAATCAATAATTTATCGCATTTTACGTTTTCTAATACGGTGTACGGATTTAGTAAATGTTCAAAAATTTCGAAAGCAGTAAAAACAGTATAGCTTTCGTTTTTTAATGCCGTTTGATCTTTGTCAATATCTTCTCCGGTGGTGTTTTTTACTTGATACCCATTTTCTACCATAATTTTGGAGAAAGGATTGGGAACGCCCAAATCAAAAATCGTTTCAGATGTTGAAACGTTTCTTTGTAAAAATTCTAAGGTGTGTTTGAATCGCTTATTAGGAAAAGTTTTCTCGTACATAGTTACTTGCGACGAACGACTGCAGCAGTCGTTCATTAAATTAGTGTTTTGATTTCCGTTGCTTCCAAAATAGTATTGGAATTTGTGGTGCAAATATAGTGATAAATGTGTTTTATGGTGATCCTTTATCCTAGATAAGGCAAAGTATCACATCCATAAAAATTTCTGAATAGAGATAAACGCAAATTGCACAAATTTTCACGGACTAATTTGTGAAAACTTGTGCAATTTGCAATAAACTTATATCTTTTTGCTTTTTTTAATACCTGTATACAAACGCATTAATGTTCATACCTGCACCAACAGAAGCAAAGATGACAACATCACCTTTATTGATTTCGTGATTTTCAATTTTTCCATGTACCAATAAATCAAAAAGTGTTGGTACGGTAGCAACACTACTATTACCAAGCTCATGTATACACATAGGCATAATGTTCTCAGGGGTAGGTTGGTTGTAAAGTTTGTAAAAACGGTCTACAATCGCCTCGTCCATTTTTTCGTTTGCTTGATGAATCAAGATTTTTTTAACGTCAGTGATTGCAATACCACTTTGGTCAAGACAGCTTTTCATAGCAGCAGGCACATTAATCAATGCAAACTCGTAAATTTTACGGCCATGCATTTTAATGTAACGAATATCTGGATCCAATTCTGTATTGTAAGATTTTCCGAAAAACAAATAACCAGCTTCATCAATTGCATAAGTTGCAGTTTCATAAGCAAGTAATCCAGTTTCGTTATCAGATGCTTCAATAATAGTAGCACCCGCACCATCTGAGTAAATCATTGAGTCACGGTCATGGTCGTCAACTACACGCGAAAGCGTTTCAGACCCAATAACCAAGCAACGTTTTGCCATTCCAGATTTGATAAAGGCATTGGCTTGCAATACTCCTTCAATCCATCCTGGGCATCCAAACAATAAATCGTATGCGACACATTTAGGATTCTTAATTTGAAGTTTCTTTTTGACACGCGTTGCCAAACTAGGTAGCATATCTGATTGTAGAGCACCTTTTTTGACATCACCAAAATTGTGTGCAAAAATGATATAATCTATTGTTTCGGGATCGATATTGGCATTTGCAATTGCTTTTTCAGCAGCAAAAAAGGCTAAATCAGAAGATGTATACTGGTCTTCAGCATAACGTCTCTTTTCTATTCCTGTAATTCCTTTAAATTTATGAATTATGACATCATTTGGGTATTTAAAAGGTGTCCCGTCTTCGTTTAAGAAGTGATGTTCCGAGAAATCGGCATTGTTTATTGTGTTGTCAGGAATGTAACTTCCTGATCCTGTTATTTTTATGGTCATGAGCTTGTTATCAAATAATTAAGGCAATGTAATCATAAAAATGCAAATAGAAAGCATCAATTTACTATGCGTGCATACAATTGTGAAATATTCCGTTATTTTTGC encodes the following:
- a CDS encoding ABC transporter ATP-binding protein; protein product: MIEVKNIEKSFGENKILKGISTTFETGKTNLIIGQSGSGKTVLLKSLLGIHTPEKGQIIFDGRVYSDLEPDEKRELRTEIGMVFQGSALFDSMTVCENVAFPLQMFTKDDKEKIADRVEFVLKRVNLIDAHKKLPSEISGGMQKRVAIARAIVNHPKYLFCDEPNSGLDPNTSILIDNLIKEITEEYNITTVINTHDMNSVMEIGDNILFLKNGLKEWQGNKEEIFYTDNEAVTAFVYSSNLFKKVREAHLKK
- a CDS encoding MlaE family ABC transporter permease; translated protein: MMLIRYISQIGKYFLMLQEIFRKQTKWSVMKKLIFKEIDDLIIDSLGIVAFISFFVGGVVSIQTALNLTNPLIPKYLIGFATRQSVILEFAPTFISVIMAGKMGSFITSSIGTMRVTEQIDALEVMGVNSVNYLVFPKIIALLLYPFLIGIAMFLGILGGWMAGVYGGFTNSTDFITGAQMEFIPFHVVYAFIKTLIFALLLATIPSFHGYYMKGGALEVGKASTVAFVWTAVSIILFNYILTQLLLSA
- a CDS encoding glycosyltransferase; the protein is MNNPISQSISNSPFGGWGDYYLVIPTHNEEAFISLTLDSLVGQTVPPSKVIVVNDNSTDGTEEIVKSYAAKYPYITLVNKKSSAVHMPGSKVIQAFHEGEKHIDDNYDILVKIDADLIFPLNYFETIINHFKSDDRIGMAGGFCYIEKNGDFVLENLTDKDHIRGALKAYRKETYKQIGGLKPAMGWDTVDELLCKFYNWKVVTDPSLKVKHLKPTGANYNKTARYKQGEAFYTLGYGLLITSIASAKLAVMKKKPLLFVDYIQGFMKAKAAKTPLLVTAEQAKFIQSYRLQKMKEKLFGRF
- a CDS encoding methyltransferase, translating into MYEKTFPNKRFKHTLEFLQRNVSTSETIFDLGVPNPFSKIMVENGYQVKNTTGEDIDKDQTALKNESYTVFTAFEIFEHLLNPYTVLENVKCDKLLISIPLRLWFSPAYRSKTDMWDRHYHEFEDWQLDWLLEKTGWKITAREKFTHPVKKIGFRPLLRYFTPRYYIVCAEKIPLTPKGGM
- a CDS encoding 3-oxoacyl-ACP synthase III family protein, which produces MTIKITGSGSYIPDNTINNADFSEHHFLNEDGTPFKYPNDVIIHKFKGITGIEKRRYAEDQYTSSDLAFFAAEKAIANANIDPETIDYIIFAHNFGDVKKGALQSDMLPSLATRVKKKLQIKNPKCVAYDLLFGCPGWIEGVLQANAFIKSGMAKRCLVIGSETLSRVVDDHDRDSMIYSDGAGATIIEASDNETGLLAYETATYAIDEAGYLFFGKSYNTELDPDIRYIKMHGRKIYEFALINVPAAMKSCLDQSGIAITDVKKILIHQANEKMDEAIVDRFYKLYNQPTPENIMPMCIHELGNSSVATVPTLFDLLVHGKIENHEINKGDVVIFASVGAGMNINAFVYRY